A genome region from Triticum aestivum cultivar Chinese Spring chromosome 2B, IWGSC CS RefSeq v2.1, whole genome shotgun sequence includes the following:
- the LOC123039976 gene encoding uncharacterized protein, with protein sequence MAEGPLDFWINWASQIGVLLSLAFQVILHLFANVRRRSRSPMLRLPLWLAYQLSDMTATYAAGQLLYSSNTPQDHQLIAFWAPFLLLHLGGPDNITAYALEDSKLWTRHLLSLVVQVVGAGYVLYKYIAGSEIMLTLAAILIFVVGVAKYLERICALLFANFSSLQSSLKVASHKKKNEKSSLKVPRQYQHFYIEHQDWYSDLADEHLLQRAHSLFHICKRGIVDSVIEVDLANPSEVVSLDNKTIQGLLEDPEDMWRVMEMELSLMYDILYTKASVIHSWVGYCIRLISPVAVATSLVLFHLSSKYGYSQVDVAISYTLLGGALVLETKSLLGALGSSWALAFLCVTEWDWSDIQLCVLEGGIGFGVHLFLFDGPG encoded by the coding sequence ATGGCTGAAGGGCCGTTAGACTTCTGGATTAACTGGGCGAGCCAGATCGGGGTTCTCTTGAGCCTGGCCTTCCAGGTCATCCTCCACCTCTTCGCCAACGTACGACGGCGTAGTAGATCACCTATGCTGAGGCTTCCCCTCTGGTTGGCGTACCAGCTGTCTGACATGACTGCGACATATGCTGCCGGCCAACTCCTCTACAGCAGCAACACACCACAAGACCACCAACTCATTGCCTTCTGGGCGCCATTCCTCCTGCTGCACCTCGGTGGCCCGGACAACATCACTGCATATGCCCTTGAGGATAGCAAACTCTGGACGCGCCACTTACTCAGCCTTGTGGTGCAGGTAGTTGGAGCCGGATATGTTCTCTACAAGTACATCGCCGGCAGTGAGATCATGCTCACACTGGCTGCCATCTTGATATTTGTTGTTGGTGTTGCAAAGTATTTGGAGCGGATATGTGCGCTATTGTTTGCCAACTTCAGCAGCCTCCAGAGCTCTCTCAAGGTTGCCTCCCACAAAAAAAAGAACGAAAAGAGCTCTCTTAAGGTACCACGGCAGTACCAGCATTtttatattgagcatcaagactgGTACAGTGACTTGGCGGACGAGCACCTCCTGCAGCGTGCTCACTCCCTGTTTCATATCTGTAAGCGTGGGATAGTGGATTCTGTGATCGAGGTGGATTTAGCTAACCCGAGTGAGGTGGTTTCTCTGGATAACAAAACAATCCAGGGCCTTTTGGAAGACCCTGAAGACATGTGGAGGGTGATGGAGATGGAGCTCTCTCTCATGTATGATATCCTGTACACCAAGGCAAGTGTGATCCACTCTTGGGTTGGCTACTGCATCCGTCTTATCTCGCCGGTCGCAGTTGCCACCTCGCTCGTGTTGTTCCATTTGAGCAGCAAATATGGTTACAGCCAAGTCGATGTTGCCATCAGTTACACCTTGTTGGGTGGCGCCTTGGTCCTGGAGACCAAATCGCTCCTTGGCGCACTAGGGTCAAGCTGGGCTCTTGCCTTCTTGTGTGTCACAGAATGGGATTGGTCCGACATTCAGCTCTGTGTACTGGAAGGTGGCATCGGCTTCGGCGTGCACTTGTTTCTCTTTGACGGTCCTGGATAG